From Larus michahellis chromosome 5, bLarMic1.1, whole genome shotgun sequence, the proteins below share one genomic window:
- the LRAT gene encoding lecithin retinol acyltransferase, whose amino-acid sequence MKNSVPQAASLLLEKLLLLVHVRPLPAGSGGETPPPPAPGYYDTSCFKRGDLLEVPRTLFIHFGIYLGENRVAHLMPDILPAFTGDRRQIQQVVTNKRLILGVITKTASIRVDTVEDFAYGGSILVNHMDRLFEDQVLGSEEAARRAEKLVGATAYSLLWNNCEHFVTYCRYGAPVSFQTDKFCETVKMIIRDQRSVLASVLVGLASIVCLGLAPSTTLPTIFIPFFLWMAG is encoded by the exons ATGAAGAACTCGGTGCCGCAGGCggcctccctgctgctggagaagctgctgctcctcGTCCACGTCCGGCCCCTGCCCGCGGGCTCCGGCGGGgaaacgccgccgccgccggcccccggctACTACGACACCAGCTGCTTCAAGCGGGGCGACCTGCTGGAGGTGCCCCGCACCCTCTTCATCCACTTCGGCATCTACCTGGGCGAGAACCGCGTCGCCCACCTGATGCCCGACATCCTGCCCGCCTTCACCGGCGACCGCCGGCAGATCCAGCAAGTGGTGACTAACAAGCGGCTCATCCTGGGCGTCATCACCAAAACGGCCAGCATCCGGGTGGACACGGTGGAGGACTTCGCCTACGGCGGCAGCATCCTGGTCAACCACATGGACCGGCTCTTCGAGGACCAGGTGCTGGGCAGCGAGGAGGCGGCCCGCCGGGCGGAGAAGCTGGTGGGCGCCACGGCCTACAGCCTGCTCTGGAACAACTGCGAGCACTTCGTCACCTACTGCCGGTACGGAGCCCCCGTCAGCTTCCAGACCGACAAG ttctgtGAGACTGTGAAGATGATCATTCGGGACCAGAGGAGTGTTCTCGCTTCAGTGCTCGTGGGATTAGCATCAATAGTCTGCCTAGGTTTGGCACCCTCCACCACCCTCCCGACTATCTTTATTCCCTTCTTTCTGTGGATGGCTGGCTAA